AAAGGAAGATCACGAGCAGCGAGAACGCGTACAGGATCGGCCCCTGAGCCGTGGTGATGCGTTCCTGGTAAGAGAGTCCCGTCCAGTCGTACCCGACGCCCTGGGGCAGCTTGTCGACGATTTCTTCCATCGCCTGCATCGCCTCGCCGGAGCTGCGTCCTGGCGCGGCCTGGCCCCAGATGTTGAGCGATGGGAATCCATTGAAGCGTTCGAGGCGCGGCGAGCCGGATGCCCAGCGCGTCGTTGCGAACGAACTGAACGGCACCATCTTGCCTTCATTGTTGCGCACGTACAGGTTCTCCAGATCCTTTGGCGCCATGCGGTATTCCGCGTCCGCCTGCGCATAGACACGCTTCACACGTCCGCTCTGGATGAAGTCATTGACGTACGAGCTTCCGAATGCCGTGGAGATCGTCTGGTGAATCGAAGAGATCGGGATGCCCAAGGCACCGGCTTTCTCCCAATCCACGTCGACTCGGAATTCAGGAACGTCCTCGAGACCATTCGGGCGAACGCTGGCCAGACGCGGGTCCTGCATCGCCATGCCGAGGAACATATTCCTGGCCTGCATCAGCTCATCGTGGCCGATGCCGCCACGATCCAGGAGTTCGAAGTCCTGTCCTTGAGCGGTGCCAAGCTCGACAATCGACGGCGGCAGGAATGTGAAGACAATCGCGTTGCGGATTGACGACAAGCCCGCCATCGCGCGGCCCGCGATTGCCGGCGCACGGAGGTCCGGGCGCTTCCGCAGTTCCCAGTCCTTCAGCTTGATGAAGACCATCGCGTTGTTCTGGGCGCGTCCGGAAAAGCCCATGCCGGCAATCGTCAGAACCGATTCAACTCCTTCTTTTTCGTTCTGCTCGAAGTACGTGCGGACCTGGTCGGCAACTTCTTGAGTCTGCTCGAGCGTGCTGCCGGTCGGAAGCATCATCTGCGTCAGCAGAATGCCCTGATCTTCCTGCGGCACGTAGCTCGTCGGCAGGCGATGGAACAGGTAACCGACACCTGCGACGAGGATCAGATAGAGAGCGATGTAGCGAAACATCTTGCGCAGCGAGTGTCCGACAAGCCCGACGTAGCGATCGCGGATCCAGAAGAAGACGCGATCGAATCCCATCAGGAACGGTCGGATCAGGAACCATGCGCTCTCTGCAGGCTCGTGGCCTTTGGGAATAGGCTTTAGCAGCGTCGCGCAAAGCACTGGCGTCAGGATCAACGCAACAATCACTGACAAGAGCATCGACGCAACGATGGTGACGGAGAACTGGCGATAGATGACGCCAGTGGAGCCGCCAAAGAATGCCATGGGTCCGAACACAGCCGACAGGACAAGGCCAATGCCGATCAGCGCACTCGTGATCTGATCCATCGACTTTGCAGTCGCTTCACGCGGCCCGAGGCCCTCTTCGCTCATGATGCGTTCGACGTTTTCCACCACGACGATCGCATCGTCGACGAGAAGTCCGATGGCTAGTACCATCGCAAACATCGTCAGCATGTTAATCGAGAATCCGAACAGGCCGAGACATGCGAATGTTCCGAGCAACACGACCGGCACGGCGATCGTTGGAATCAACGTCGCGCGCAGGTTGCCCATGAATAGCCACATCACAAGGAAAACAAGAACGATGGCCTCGATGAGCGTCTTGATGACTTCGTAGATCGAGACCTTCACAAACGGTGTCGTGTCGTACGGATAGGTAACCTTCATGCCCGATGGGAAGTAGTTGCTCATTTCCGCCATCTTGGCCTTCACGGAATTGGCCGTATCGACCGCGTTTGCGCCGGGGGCCTGACGGACCGCTAGGGCCGCCGCAGGCTTTCCATTATCGAAGACTTGAACGTCGTAGAACTCCGTCCCCAGTTCCGTGCGACCAATGTCACTGACTCTGACGATCGAGCCATCGGGGTTCACGCGAATCGGAATCGACGCGAATTCCTCCGGCGTTTGAAGGAGGTTCTGCACGACAATCGATGCGTTCAGGCGCTGGCCCTCAACGGCGGGCAAAGCACCAAACTGACCAGCGGAGATCTCGACATTGTAAGCTCTCAAGGCCGTCACGACGTCGCCGACGGTCAACGCGTAGCTGGTCAACTTCTCCGGGTTCAGCCAGATGCGCATGGCGTATTGCGAACCGAATGTTTCGACTTC
This genomic stretch from bacterium harbors:
- a CDS encoding efflux RND transporter permease subunit gives rise to the protein MLSRFFLDRPVFAWVIAIGIMVLGGLAIYKLPISQYPPIAPPSIAIDAFYPGGSAQTVEDSVTQIIEQKMTGFEDMLYMSATSDSAGASRIELTFRAGTDPDLAWAKVQNKLQLAMPSLPEAVQRSGVKVSKSTRNYLMIIGLVSEDPNMKGEDLRDYAASNIEKVLARVPGVGEVETFGSQYAMRIWLNPEKLTSYALTVGDVVTALRAYNVEISAGQFGALPAVEGQRLNASIVVQNLLQTPEEFASIPIRVNPDGSIVRVSDIGRTELGTEFYDVQVFDNGKPAAALAVRQAPGANAVDTANSVKAKMAEMSNYFPSGMKVTYPYDTTPFVKVSIYEVIKTLIEAIVLVFLVMWLFMGNLRATLIPTIAVPVVLLGTFACLGLFGFSINMLTMFAMVLAIGLLVDDAIVVVENVERIMSEEGLGPREATAKSMDQITSALIGIGLVLSAVFGPMAFFGGSTGVIYRQFSVTIVASMLLSVIVALILTPVLCATLLKPIPKGHEPAESAWFLIRPFLMGFDRVFFWIRDRYVGLVGHSLRKMFRYIALYLILVAGVGYLFHRLPTSYVPQEDQGILLTQMMLPTGSTLEQTQEVADQVRTYFEQNEKEGVESVLTIAGMGFSGRAQNNAMVFIKLKDWELRKRPDLRAPAIAGRAMAGLSSIRNAIVFTFLPPSIVELGTAQGQDFELLDRGGIGHDELMQARNMFLGMAMQDPRLASVRPNGLEDVPEFRVDVDWEKAGALGIPISSIHQTISTAFGSSYVNDFIQSGRVKRVYAQADAEYRMAPKDLENLYVRNNEGKMVPFSSFATTRWASGSPRLERFNGFPSLNIWGQAAPGRSSGEAMQAMEEIVDKLPQGVGYDWTGLSYQERITTAQGPILYAFSLLVIFLCVAALYESWTIPFVNLLMLPLGVLGALAATTLRGLSNDVYFQIGFLTTLGLSTKNAILIIQFIKEQRREGMPLREATLAAVRIRFRPVIMTSLAFFFGTLPLAIAVGAGAGAMKAIGTAVTGGMVSATFIDLIFIPLFFVLIVQLFERRKKKSESEEDEPSDTPSLPEGELT